In one Bos mutus isolate GX-2022 chromosome 19, NWIPB_WYAK_1.1, whole genome shotgun sequence genomic region, the following are encoded:
- the LOC138992022 gene encoding keratin-associated protein 9-7-like isoform X4 gives MTHSCCSPCCQPTCCETTCRKPTCVTTCCQPACGGSSCCQPCCLPVRCQTTCCRTTCLKPICVTTCCQPTCCDCCQPTCCASSSAGQTCGGSNCCQPCCQPASCAPVYCHRTCYHPTCLCLPGCRDQSCGSSCCQPCSRPVCCQTTCCRTTCCRPSCVSSCCQPSCC, from the exons ATGACTCACTCTTGCTGCTCCCCGTGCTGCCAGCCCACCTGCTGTGA GACCACCTGCCGCAAACCTACCTGTGTGACCACCTGCTGTCAGCCCGCCTGTGGTGGGTCCAGCTGCTGCCAGCCTTGCTGCCTCCCTGTCCGCTGTCAGACCACCTGCTGCAGGACCACCTGCCTCAAGCCTATTTGTGTGACCACCTGCTGCCAGCCCACCTGCTGTGA CTGCTGTCAGCCCACCTGCTGTGCATCCAGCAGCGCTGGACAAACCTGCGGTGGTTCTAACTGCTGTCAGCCTTGCTGCCAGCCAGCCTCCTGTGCACCCGTGTACTGCCATAGGACCTGCTACCACCCCACGTGCCTCTGCCTGCCTGGGTGCCGAGACCAGAGCTGTGGATCCAGCTGCTGCCAGCCTTGCAGCCGCCCTGTCTGCTGTCAGACCACCTGCTGTAGGACCACCTGCTGCCGCCCTAGCTGTGTGTCCAGCTGCTGCCAGCCTTCCTGCTGCTGA
- the LOC138992022 gene encoding keratin-associated protein 9-3-like isoform X2, with translation MTHSCCSPCCQPTCCETTCRKPTCVTTCCQPACGGSSCCQPCCLPVRCQTTCCRTTCLKPICVTTCCQPTCCESSCCQPSCPQTCCQITETTCCKPTCVTSCCQPTCCASSSAGQTCGGSNCCQPCCQPASCAPVYCHRTCYHPTCLCLPGCRDQSCGSSCCQPCSRPVCCQTTCCRTTCCRPSCVSSCCQPSCC, from the exons ATGACTCACTCTTGCTGCTCCCCGTGCTGCCAGCCCACCTGCTGTGA GACCACCTGCCGCAAACCTACCTGTGTGACCACCTGCTGTCAGCCCGCCTGTGGTGGGTCCAGCTGCTGCCAGCCTTGCTGCCTCCCTGTCCGCTGTCAGACCACCTGCTGCAGGACCACCTGCCTCAAGCCTATTTGTGTGACCACCTGCTGCCAGCCCACCTGCTGTGAGTCCAGCTGCTGTcagccctcctgcccccaaacttGCTGTCAAATCACTGAAACCACCTGCTGCAAGCCTACTTGTGTGACCAGCTGCTGTCAGCCCACCTGCTGTGCATCCAGCAGCGCTGGACAAACCTGCGGTGGTTCTAACTGCTGTCAGCCTTGCTGCCAGCCAGCCTCCTGTGCACCCGTGTACTGCCATAGGACCTGCTACCACCCCACGTGCCTCTGCCTGCCTGGGTGCCGAGACCAGAGCTGTGGATCCAGCTGCTGCCAGCCTTGCAGCCGCCCTGTCTGCTGTCAGACCACCTGCTGTAGGACCACCTGCTGCCGCCCTAGCTGTGTGTCCAGCTGCTGCCAGCCTTCCTGCTGCTGA
- the LOC138992022 gene encoding keratin-associated protein 9-7-like isoform X1 — translation MTHSCCSPCCQPTCCEPSCCQPCCPPVCCQTTCCRTTCLKPTCVSSCCQPTCCESSCCRPCCPPTCYQSSENTCCRTTCRKPTCVTTCCQPACGGSSCCQPCCLPVRCQTTCCRTTCLKPICVTTCCQPTCCESSCCQPSCPQTCCQITETTCCKPTCVTSCCQPTCCASSSAGQTCGGSNCCQPCCQPASCAPVYCHRTCYHPTCLCLPGCRDQSCGSSCCQPCSRPVCCQTTCCRTTCCRPSCVSSCCQPSCC, via the coding sequence ATGACTCACTCTTGCTGCTCCCCGTGCTGCCAGCCCACCTGCTGTGAGCCCAGCTGCTGCCAGCCTTGCTGCCCTCCTGTCTGCTGTCAGACCACCTGCTGCAGGACCACCTGCCTCAAGCCTACTTGTGTGAGCAGCTGCTGCCAGCCCACCTGCTGTGAGTCCAGCTGCTGTCGGCCTTGCTGTCCCCCAACTTGCTATCAGTCTAGTGAAAACACCTGCTGTAGGACCACCTGCCGCAAACCTACCTGTGTGACCACCTGCTGTCAGCCCGCCTGTGGTGGGTCCAGCTGCTGCCAGCCTTGCTGCCTCCCTGTCCGCTGTCAGACCACCTGCTGCAGGACCACCTGCCTCAAGCCTATTTGTGTGACCACCTGCTGCCAGCCCACCTGCTGTGAGTCCAGCTGCTGTcagccctcctgcccccaaacttGCTGTCAAATCACTGAAACCACCTGCTGCAAGCCTACTTGTGTGACCAGCTGCTGTCAGCCCACCTGCTGTGCATCCAGCAGCGCTGGACAAACCTGCGGTGGTTCTAACTGCTGTCAGCCTTGCTGCCAGCCAGCCTCCTGTGCACCCGTGTACTGCCATAGGACCTGCTACCACCCCACGTGCCTCTGCCTGCCTGGGTGCCGAGACCAGAGCTGTGGATCCAGCTGCTGCCAGCCTTGCAGCCGCCCTGTCTGCTGTCAGACCACCTGCTGTAGGACCACCTGCTGCCGCCCTAGCTGTGTGTCCAGCTGCTGCCAGCCTTCCTGCTGCTGA
- the LOC138992022 gene encoding keratin-associated protein 9-3-like isoform X3, which translates to MTHSCCSPCCQPTCCETTCRKPTCVTTCCQPACGGSSCCQPCCLPVRCQTTCCRTTCLKPICVTTCCQPTCCESSCCQPSCPQTCCQITETTCCKPTCVTSSSCAPVYCHRTCYHPTCLCLPGCRDQSCGSSCCQPCSRPVCCQTTCCRTTCCRPSCVSSCCQPSCC; encoded by the exons ATGACTCACTCTTGCTGCTCCCCGTGCTGCCAGCCCACCTGCTGTGA GACCACCTGCCGCAAACCTACCTGTGTGACCACCTGCTGTCAGCCCGCCTGTGGTGGGTCCAGCTGCTGCCAGCCTTGCTGCCTCCCTGTCCGCTGTCAGACCACCTGCTGCAGGACCACCTGCCTCAAGCCTATTTGTGTGACCACCTGCTGCCAGCCCACCTGCTGTGAGTCCAGCTGCTGTcagccctcctgcccccaaacttGCTGTCAAATCACTGAAACCACCTGCTGCAAGCCTACTTGTGTGACCAGCT CCTCCTGTGCACCCGTGTACTGCCATAGGACCTGCTACCACCCCACGTGCCTCTGCCTGCCTGGGTGCCGAGACCAGAGCTGTGGATCCAGCTGCTGCCAGCCTTGCAGCCGCCCTGTCTGCTGTCAGACCACCTGCTGTAGGACCACCTGCTGCCGCCCTAGCTGTGTGTCCAGCTGCTGCCAGCCTTCCTGCTGCTGA